The Anas platyrhynchos isolate ZD024472 breed Pekin duck chromosome Z, IASCAAS_PekinDuck_T2T, whole genome shotgun sequence genome includes a window with the following:
- the MCCC2 gene encoding methylcrotonoyl-CoA carboxylase beta chain, mitochondrial: MTSASAGLSPLTPLSSAGGSSPSSPSLPLSLPHTKGRSQPQLPAVPAACPLRGPAERGGRLWGRALRIGCGGGSGGGGRPGTARPGTAGAGLCSAPLRSAAMLLGPRRLLRPWRLLRRAAARPYRGEAVAAVGSRPDAGSALYQENYERMKALVKELQEQAEKIKLGGGEKARKLHTSRGKLLPRERIDRLIDPGSPFLEFSQFAGYQLYGNEEVPAGGIITGIGRISGVECLIVANDATVKGGTYYPITVKKHLRAQEIAMQNHLPCIYLVDSGGANLPRQAEVFPDRDHFGRIFYNQAVMSSQGIPQIAVVMGSCTAGGAYVPAMADESIIVGKQGTIFLGGPPLVKAATGEEVSAEDLGGADLHCRKSGVTDHYALDDSHALHLARKAVRSLNLQKKIDVTVEPSEEPLFPADEIYGIVGDQLKRNFDVKEVIARIVDGSKFDEFKALYGDTLITGFARIFGYPVGIIGNNGVLFSESAKKGTHFIQLCCQRNIPIVFLQNITGFMVGREYEAGGIAKDGAKMVTAVACANVPKITVIIGGSYGAGNYGMCGRAYSPRFLYMWPNARISVMGGEQAATVLATIAKDQKAREGKQLSEADEAALKEPIIRRFEEEGNPYYSSARLWDDGIIDPADTRLVLGLSLSAALNAPSKKTEFGVFRM; encoded by the exons ATGACTTCGGCCTCCGCTGGGCTCTCTCCTCTCACCCCCCTCAGCTCTGCCGGCGGCAGCAGCCCCTCCTcgccctcccttcctctctctctcccgcACACCAAAGGACGGAGCCAGCCTCAGCTCCCAGCCGTGCCCGCCGCCTGCCCGCTGAGGGGCCCGGCCGAGCGGGGCGGGCGGCTGTGGGGCCGCGCTCTGCGCATTGGCTGCGGCGGGGGGagtggcggcggcggcaggcCCGGgacggcccggcccggcacggctggggctgggctgtgctccgctccgctccgctccgccgcCATGCTGCTGGGCCCGCGGCGCCTGCTGCGCCCATGGCGGCTGctgcgccgcgccgccgcccgcccctaCCGCGGCGAGGCGGTGGCGGCCGTGGGCTCGCGGCCCGACGCGGGCTCCGCGCTCTACCAG GAAAACTATGAACGAATGAAAGCACTGGTAAAGGAACTCCaggaacaagcagaaaaaatcaAATTAG GGGGTGGAGAAAAAGCTCGTAAGCTTCACACATCAAGAGGAAAGCTGTTACCCAGAGAGAGAATTGACAGGCTTATTGATCCAGG GTCTCCATTCTTGGAGTTCTCCCAGTTTGCAGGCTACCAGTTGTATGGTAATGAAGAGGTACCAGCAGGAGGAATTATTACAGGCATTGGACGAATATCTGG gGTGGAATGCTTGATTGTCGCCAATGATGCAACTGTCAAAGGTGGTACTTATTATCCTATCACCGTTAAGAAACACTTACGTGCTCAAGAAATTGCAATGCAAAATCATCTCCCTTGTATATATTTGG TTGATTCTGGAGGAGCAAATTTGCCTCGGCAAGCAGAAGTATTTCCAGATCGAGATCATTTTGGTCGTATTTTCTATAATCAAGCAGTCATGTCTTCACAAGGAATTCCTCAG ATAGCAGTAGTAATGGGATCCTGTACAGCAGGAGGAGCATACGTACCTGCAATGGCTGATGAAAGCATTATTGTCGGCAAACAGGGAACAATATTCTTGGGAGGGCCACCACTG GTTAAAGCAGCAACAGGTGAAGAAGTATCAGCAGAGGATCTTGGAGGGGCAGATCTTCACTGCAg aaaatcagGTGTAACAGATCATTATGCTTTGGATGACAGTCATGCACTTCATCTAGCAAGGAAAGCTGTAAGAAGTTTAAATCTCCAGAAGAAAATAGAT GTGACTGTAGAACCATCAGAAGAGCCTTTATTTCCTGCTGATGAAATATATGGAATAGTTGGTGACCAGCTAAAAAGAAACTTTGATGTCAAAGAG gttATTGCTAGAATTGTAGATGGAAGTAAATTTGATGAATTCAAAGCCTTGTATGGGGATACTTTAATCAcag GATTTGCAAGAATATTTGGTTACCCAGTAGGAATTATTGGAAACAACGGAGTTCTTTTTTCAGAGTCAgcaaaaaag GGTACACATTTCATCCAGTTGTGTTGCCAGAGAAATATTCCCATTGTGTTTTTGCAGAATATTACAG GTTTCATGGTTGGTAGGGAATATGAAGCTGGAGGGATAGCAAAAGATGGTGCCAAGATGGTAACTGCTGTAGCTTGTGCCAATGTACCTAAGATAACAGTCATTATTGGTGGTTCTTATGGTGCTGGAAACTATGGGATGTGTGGAAGAGCATACAG TCCAAGATTTCTTTATATGTGGCCAAATGCTCGCATATCGGTGATGGGAGGGGAGCAAGCTGCAACTGTTCTAGCTACAATAGCAAAGGACCAAAAGGCAAGGGAGGGAAAACAG TTATCTGAGGCAGATGAAGCAGCTTTGAAGGAGCCAATCATTAGGAGGTTTGAGGAGGAAGGAAACCCTTATTATTCCAGTGCAAG ATTGTGGGATGATGGAATTATTGATCCAGCTGATACTAGACTGGTTTTGGGCCTCAGTCTCAGCGCAGCACTAAATGCACCTTCTAAGAAGACAGAATTTGGGGTTTTCAGGATGTAA